taaaatgtcaaacTGTAGCCTCCTACCCCGGCCTGAGTACTCTCTCCTCAAACTGACAGAACTGGCATTTGATggggttttttgggggggagcTATGGGATATTCCAAAATCCAAAGCAGAGTAAACAAACCTCCACTGTCTTTAAGCTTAGTCAGTGTCTTTTCAATTCAAATCAAATTATACCGGCTAGACGGGCTACTTTCAATAAAAGCACTTATCTACACTTAAACATCCACCCAAAGCCCATAAGAAAATTACCCAAAAGGATGTAAGTGGGTGGATGTATGAGGCCAGTCATGCATTACCCACACTGCAGCACTGTTGTGAAGACGTCCTCAGGGAATGATGATTATGTGCGCTACAATTTGTACAAGCTCTAAATCTGACACCGAGCTCACTGTTACACGTCAAATCATGAGGTTTTAATCCAAGAAAGAGCCCTTGGCAATCACGAGACACACATCTGATGACGTAGCCTACACGTGCTACTTCTAAACGTGGCCAAAACAGCACCACACTGCCACCCAGTGCTCAAATTTACAGTGACCCATAATGCAAAGTAATGCTGTATTTCTAATATGGTGTATTTTCTAATATTGCAAATATGCTAACAATCAGACAGATGCTGAATCGTCGCACCTGGCTGAAGAGCTTGTTTAATACATCATCAGCCATTCAGATGGGAagtgtaagaaaataaaaatattagtgcCAATTTCAAATCCACTTGAGGAATTAAATTTTTCATGATTCCGGTAATGATTCTTTTAGTAAGTGTAAAGTCAGGAAGATAAATGACAATTTACTGCATGTCATAAAACTTTCATTAAAGTTAGCTACAAAATTTGACACAATATACTATGTATAGAATGAAAAGTTTACATCAAAGTTTTAATCATCATGGGATACAATAACACCCCATCACATTGCTAATCGTCATGACAACTGCAAAGAATAAAGACACTTTTTCAAAGCTTTATGCCACTTAAGATCTGCACTCTCGTGTACACATACCTGTGATAGCGATACCTCCGAGCCCCGTACTGTGATGTTGCTGCTGTTGTGGTGCCAAACTCAAGTCCAAAAAGCTGTTGTGCTGCCCAGCAGAAGAGAGGGTGGCGGTGTGATTCAAGTGCGGGAGGTTATTGCGTACGGGCAAGCCCATCCATCTGTGACGGGAGGTTGGCGTCTGACCGGGAAAGCTAAAGGAGTTGTAGAAAGTACGGTGTGGGGCCTGGGAGAAGCCTCTTGAGGGCAGGCTGGAGTTTGGGAGGAAGTGTGAGGACGTGGGAGGATGAAGTGGGTTTTTGGAGGCGGCATTGTGGAGAGTGCCGAGTAAAGGCCCGTGGGGGAAGCCTGGCGCTAACGTTGTGGGAAAGGAGGTTTTGTCTTGCACATGAAGCTCATTCTCTATAAGGTCAGCAAGTGCTTTGCGGGTGACGTCGAAGGGGTCAAAACCAAGGTCATCGTCCTGTTGCTTAGTCGAAGAGCCAAAGCCGAACGCCGCTTGCCAGTCTGTGGATGATGATACTGGTATGGTCTCTGTTGGAATGAGGACAAATTGTTGTAAAACTGCAGAAAAGTCTTTAATAAGGaaagaatttttttacattcactAAAGTCAAAAACTATAGCtacatattcatttctttacaaatctaaaaaaataaacacatcattgAATGACCTAATAGAACATCAGATATCGAGTGTAAACTGGGACTGAGTACCTGAGGTGAAGAGGCTCTGTGGTTCTGGGGTAGTGGGCCAGTCTGGGTTGTTGTGAAGGGAACTGGGAAAGCCGGGCAGGCTGCTGGGGATTGGATTAGGATGCCGAAAGTTACTGTTGTCTGAAAAGAGCGACTGTGACTCGCCTGCTGTTCCATCGAAGGGAGACCGCACTGTCATCCCTGCTACACAGATAGGCACCACTAGAGATGGCTTACTCAGGCCAGGAGGGGGCGATGGAGAGTCGTTGCCAGAAACCTTAAGGGTTTAGGAGAGAAAGAATCAACAATAAATTAGAGATATGAACATACTTGtacggtaaaaaaaaaaacagtaaactgTGCATAACATAACTCATGCATTTCTTCAAAGAAGAATGTGCATCTCAGacctttacccaaaaatgatcaaatttataatCACAATGATCAACACCTGACAAATCCACATGTTAAAGATTGTAAGGCATACAAATAAATCTATCGCATGATCAACGAAAGTGAGATGTAGTAACATGTCAGAAACTGACACAAAATTCTGaattaaacaaagaaaatcCATTAGTATGATCTTACTTCTTGCAATGTCTGTCCATTACTCAAACCGACGCAGTCTGAAGATTTATTACTTGGGCTGCAGACAAAAACAAGCATCATGGCAAGTCAACTGTAGATAACAATTTTACTGCCGAGCAGAGAACTGATCTCAACATTTTCTCCTCCTGGATTATTCAGCATTTAATTTTGCTATGCAATTCATCATGACACTTCATCATGAACAGCCTTGGAAAAAGATGAGAAGGATTTATGGTAATGCCTTCAGGAATACTGCAGCCTTGGTGCTTTTATATCTTTGCAAAGACGATCAGAAAAATAGGGTTAACAGCTACCTGACAGGCTCACAGTTTGATGTGAAGGAGGGCAGGCCGGTGATGGAGGTGAGGCCCAGCTCTGTGTCTGGCCCGTCTGGAATTTCAGAGTCTGAACCACCATCTAAAGATGGAGTCTTATGGTGATCTGGAAGCCCATTGGGTGTCTTCCCTGTGGTTTGTAATGAAGGCCACGCTTCTTTGTTGTTACTGTTGGAACTTTTGATGTAGATGTTGGAAGGATAGACAGAAATGATCATGAGGAATAACAACACTGAAAAATACTACAAATCGCACTGTTTTGTATAGAAATATATATTGCTCTTCAGCTTATGTGACAAGTGCCATTTTTCACTACAAACCTCTGTGATGTGCCCGATTTGCTTTTGGACTTCTCTCCTGATCCTGTGGAGTTCAGCAGAAAGTTGGGGTTTGCTTTGTAGAGTTCTTGTAAGAGTTTCTGCTCATATTCCTGGTGTTTCCCTGCCTGCAGGTGTCAAATGTAAACAGTTCAGACTCAAGTCTGAACTTTAAATATAGAGGTTCAAAAAACAGAAGGCTGCGAGCAATACCTGCATTTCCTCTTTTGTGAAACTGGCCGCTTCGTCTCCCAGTTCATGAAGGTACATGCAGTCTGGTTTGGGGCACTGCATGTTTTTTAGAAAATAACTGCAGTATTTTGTTGTTCCTAAAGAAGCCTACAAGACAAAGTTAGacatatttatacaaaataGATGAACAACATCTTTAAAAGGTATTTTTTGGTCATGTAAAGTTTACCTTAAGTGTCCTGCCGTCTACTACAACATTGTTAACACATTGTATAGCTCTAAGGGCATCTTCTGACCTGATGTAAGTGACGTAGGCACTGgcactaggaccctggggaCAAAACGAAGGATGAGTACAGCAGTGAACTGTCACGCATAGGAAAAGTCATTTAAGACAACCAAAAAAAAACAGGTTAGGAAAAAAGTCTTTCACaagaacaaagaaacatgtCCTGCTGAATTTTACAGGTCACATCTGTTCTTCAAGCATGTCAGATCACTTTAGATTTGTATCATATGAAAACCGTGGTGTTTACCTGTGACCCAGCGTAAGAAGTGCTGTTATTGATGACCACCTTGTGGATCTTCCCGAACTTCCCAAAGTATTCTGGCCTTTTTAAGACCTGCAATCGGAAGCCAATTATATTTTAGATGTTAATGGGACCGGCAGACCTGATTACTGATCAttaacataaatgcaaatgtagttcatttaaaaatataagagTCATCCAGGGAAATGTATAGCTGATTGTGACGCTTTAAAAGGATGTAACCCAATCAGAATTTATTATGAAGCAGCCATGTCAAATCAATCTGAAGATCGTATTAGCCACAAGCGAGAACGGTAGTTTTGatgaaatgcacaaaaaaacaccAATTACACACATAAGCatcttttgctttttattttggtGCATTAGCGCTAAACAAGCAAAGCTGATGGTTTTATCACAGTATAAGTGGAAAAGGGAAATGAATATGAAATTGCCCGACGCATCCATTCATATGACTTCCCAAAATAACTTTTACAAGATCACAATGTAATCATGACTCCCAAACTAAGGAGATCTTAATAAGGAGG
The nucleotide sequence above comes from Triplophysa rosa linkage group LG24, Trosa_1v2, whole genome shotgun sequence. Encoded proteins:
- the cnot4b gene encoding CCR4-NOT transcription complex subunit 4 isoform X1 yields the protein MSHSPEVKGDPMECPLCMEPLEIDDVNFFPCTCGYQICRFCWHRIRTDENGLCPACRKPYPEDPAVYKPLSQEELQMIKNEKKQKQNERKQKITENRKHLSSVRVVQRNLVFVVGLSQRLADPEVLKRPEYFGKFGKIHKVVINNSTSYAGSQGPSASAYVTYIRSEDALRAIQCVNNVVVDGRTLKASLGTTKYCSYFLKNMQCPKPDCMYLHELGDEAASFTKEEMQAGKHQEYEQKLLQELYKANPNFLLNSTGSGEKSKSKSGTSQSSNSNNKEAWPSLQTTGKTPNGLPDHHKTPSLDGGSDSEIPDGPDTELGLTSITGLPSFTSNCEPVSPSNKSSDCVGLSNGQTLQEVSGNDSPSPPPGLSKPSLVVPICVAGMTVRSPFDGTAGESQSLFSDNSNFRHPNPIPSSLPGFPSSLHNNPDWPTTPEPQSLFTSETIPVSSSTDWQAAFGFGSSTKQQDDDLGFDPFDVTRKALADLIENELHVQDKTSFPTTLAPGFPHGPLLGTLHNAASKNPLHPPTSSHFLPNSSLPSRGFSQAPHRTFYNSFSFPGQTPTSRHRWMGLPVRNNLPHLNHTATLSSAGQHNSFLDLSLAPQQQQHHSTGLGGIAITENSSSAESLNVKEWQDGLRALLPNININFGGLPCSSSSSSSSSSSSVNHTGGITHSLSWNGTASWMDPAIITGKGIPGPNSLDSLQDDNPPHWLKSLQALTEMDIPSSSTVPPQPLHSAPFGGPFPHRANWAPYPTTASANPGTQFHSPPPGFQNAFRASAQTATDLLQSAGMDRH
- the cnot4b gene encoding CCR4-NOT transcription complex subunit 4 isoform X6, whose translation is MSHSPEVKGDPMECPLCMEPLEIDDVNFFPCTCGYQICRFCWHRIRTDENGLCPACRKPYPEDPAVYKPLSQEELQMIKNEKKQKQNERKQKITENRKHLSSVRVVQRNLVFVVGLSQRLADPEVLKRPEYFGKFGKIHKVVINNSTSYAGSQGPSASAYVTYIRSEDALRAIQCVNNVVVDGRTLKASLGTTKYCSYFLKNMQCPKPDCMYLHELGDEAASFTKEEMQAGKHQEYEQKLLQELYKANPNFLLNSTGSGEKSKSKSGTSQSSNSNNKEAWPSLQTTGKTPNGLPDHHKTPSLDGGSDSEIPDGPDTELGLTSITGLPSFTSNCEPVSPSNKSSDCVGLSNGQTLQEVSGNDSPSPPPGLSKPSLVVPICVAGMTVRSPFDGTAGESQSLFSDNSNFRHPNPIPSSLPGFPSSLHNNPDWPTTPEPQSLFTSETIPVSSSTDWQAAFGFGSSTKQQDDDLGFDPFDVTRKALADLIENELHVQDKTSFPTTLAPGFPHGPLLGTLHNAASKNPLHPPTSSHFLPNSSLPSRGFSQAPHRTFYNSFSFPGQTPTSRHRWMGLPVRNNLPHLNHTATLSSAGQHNSFLDLSLAPQQQQHHSTGLGGIAITENSSSAESLNVKEWQDGLRALLPNININFGGLPCSSSSSSSSSSSSVNHTGGITHSLSWNGTASWMDPAIITGQGSPSKYLECAHQQYSGVEHKTTEQAGKN
- the cnot4b gene encoding CCR4-NOT transcription complex subunit 4 isoform X3, whose protein sequence is MSHSPEVKGDPMECPLCMEPLEIDDVNFFPCTCGYQICRFCWHRIRTDENGLCPACRKPYPEDPAVYKPLSQEELQMIKNEKKQKQNERKQKITENRKHLSSVRVVQRNLVFVVGLSQRLADPEVLKRPEYFGKFGKIHKVVINNSTSYAGSQGPSASAYVTYIRSEDALRAIQCVNNVVVDGRTLKASLGTTKYCSYFLKNMQCPKPDCMYLHELGDEAASFTKEEMQAGKHQEYEQKLLQELYKANPNFLLNSTGSGEKSKSKSGTSQSSNSNNKEAWPSLQTTGKTPNGLPDHHKTPSLDGGSDSEIPDGPDTELGLTSITGLPSFTSNCEPVSPSNKSSDCVGLSNGQTLQEVSGNDSPSPPPGLSKPSLVVPICVAGMTVRSPFDGTAGESQSLFSDNSNFRHPNPIPSSLPGFPSSLHNNPDWPTTPEPQSLFTSETIPVSSSTDWQAAFGFGSSTKQQDDDLGFDPFDVTRKALADLIENELHVQDKTSFPTTLAPGFPHGPLLGTLHNAASKNPLHPPTSSHFLPNSSLPSRGFSQAPHRTFYNSFSFPGQTPTSRHRWMGLPVRNNLPHLNHTATLSSAGQHNSFLDLSLAPQQQQHHSTGLGGIAITENSSSAESLNVKEWQDGLRALLPNININFGGLPCSSSSSSSSSSSSVNHTGGITHSLSWNGTASWMDPAIITGKVSLPNKILGLGQGSPSKYLECAHQQYSGVEHKTTEQAGKN
- the cnot4b gene encoding CCR4-NOT transcription complex subunit 4 isoform X5; this translates as MSHSPEVKGDPMECPLCMEPLEIDDVNFFPCTCGYQICRFCWHRIRTDENGLCPACRKPYPEDPAVYKPLSQEELQMIKNEKKQKQNERKQKITENRKHLSSVRVVQRNLVFVVGLSQRLADPEVLKRPEYFGKFGKIHKVVINNSTSYAGSQGPSASAYVTYIRSEDALRAIQCVNNVVVDGRTLKASLGTTKYCSYFLKNMQCPKPDCMYLHELGDEAASFTKEEMQAGKHQEYEQKLLQELYKANPNFLLNSTGSGEKSKSKSGTSQSSNSNNKEAWPSLQTTGKTPNGLPDHHKTPSLDGGSDSEIPDGPDTELGLTSITGLPSFTSNCEPVSPSNKSSDCVGLSNGQTLQEVSGNDSPSPPPGLSKPSLVVPICVAGMTVRSPFDGTAGESQSLFSDNSNFRHPNPIPSSLPGFPSSLHNNPDWPTTPEPQSLFTSETIPVSSSTDWQAAFGFGSSTKQQDDDLGFDPFDVTRKALADLIENELHVQDKTSFPTTLAPGFPHGPLLGTLHNAASKNPLHPPTSSHFLPNSSLPSRGFSQAPHRTFYNSFSFPGQTPTSRHRWMGLPVRNNLPHLNHTATLSSAGQHNSFLDLSLAPQQQQHHSTGLGGIAITENSSSAESLNVKEWQDGLRALLPNININFGGLPCSSSSSSSSSSSSVNHTGGITHSLSWNGTASWMDPAIITGKGQGSPSKYLECAHQQYSGVEHKTTEQAGKN
- the cnot4b gene encoding CCR4-NOT transcription complex subunit 4 isoform X4; translated protein: MSHSPEVKGDPMECPLCMEPLEIDDVNFFPCTCGYQICRFCWHRIRTDENGLCPACRKPYPEDPAVYKPLSQEELQMIKNEKKQKQNERKQKITENRKHLSSVRVVQRNLVFVVGLSQRLADPEVLKRPEYFGKFGKIHKVVINNSTSYAGSQGPSASAYVTYIRSEDALRAIQCVNNVVVDGRTLKASLGTTKYCSYFLKNMQCPKPDCMYLHELGDEAASFTKEEMQAGKHQEYEQKLLQELYKANPNFLLNSTGSGEKSKSKSGTSQSSNSNNKEAWPSLQTTGKTPNGLPDHHKTPSLDGGSDSEIPDGPDTELGLTSITGLPSFTSNCEPVSPSNKSSDCVGLSNGQTLQEVSGNDSPSPPPGLSKPSLVVPICVAGMTVRSPFDGTAGESQSLFSDNSNFRHPNPIPSSLPGFPSSLHNNPDWPTTPEPQSLFTSETIPVSSSTDWQAAFGFGSSTKQQDDDLGFDPFDVTRKALADLIENELHVQDKTSFPTTLAPGFPHGPLLGTLHNAASKNPLHPPTSSHFLPNSSLPSRGFSQAPHRTFYNSFSFPGQTPTSRHRWMGLPVRNNLPHLNHTATLSSAGQHNSFLDLSLAPQQQQHHSTGLGGIAITENSSSAESLNVKEWQDGLRALLPNININFGGLPCSSSSSSSSSSSSVNHTGGITHSLSWNGTASWMDPAIITVSLPNKILGLGQGSPSKYLECAHQQYSGVEHKTTEQAGKN
- the cnot4b gene encoding CCR4-NOT transcription complex subunit 4 isoform X2, producing the protein MSHSPEVKGDPMECPLCMEPLEIDDVNFFPCTCGYQICRFCWHRIRTDENGLCPACRKPYPEDPAVYKPLSQEELQMIKNEKKQKQNERKQKITENRKHLSSVRVVQRNLVFVVGLSQRLADPEVLKRPEYFGKFGKIHKVVINNSTSYAGSQGPSASAYVTYIRSEDALRAIQCVNNVVVDGRTLKASLGTTKYCSYFLKNMQCPKPDCMYLHELGDEAASFTKEEMQAGKHQEYEQKLLQELYKANPNFLLNSTGSGEKSKSKSGTSQSSNSNNKEAWPSLQTTGKTPNGLPDHHKTPSLDGGSDSEIPDGPDTELGLTSITGLPSFTSNCEPVSPSNKSSDCVGLSNGQTLQEVSGNDSPSPPPGLSKPSLVVPICVAGMTVRSPFDGTAGESQSLFSDNSNFRHPNPIPSSLPGFPSSLHNNPDWPTTPEPQSLFTSETIPVSSSTDWQAAFGFGSSTKQQDDDLGFDPFDVTRKALADLIENELHVQDKTSFPTTLAPGFPHGPLLGTLHNAASKNPLHPPTSSHFLPNSSLPSRGFSQAPHRTFYNSFSFPGQTPTSRHRWMGLPVRNNLPHLNHTATLSSAGQHNSFLDLSLAPQQQQHHSTGLGGIAITENSSSAESLNVKEWQDGLRALLPNININFGGLPCSSSSSSSSSSSSVNHTGGITHSLSWNGTASWMDPAIITGIPGPNSLDSLQDDNPPHWLKSLQALTEMDIPSSSTVPPQPLHSAPFGGPFPHRANWAPYPTTASANPGTQFHSPPPGFQNAFRASAQTATDLLQSAGMDRH